One region of Peribacillus simplex genomic DNA includes:
- the spoVT gene encoding stage V sporulation protein T yields MKATGIVRRIDDLGRVVIPKEIRRTLRIREGDPLEIFVDRDGEVILKKYSPISELGDFAREYAEALYDSLGNPVMICDRDTYIAVAGGSKKEYLNKSVSELVEKIMEERNPVLESPNGQISFVDSNDEEVQSYTAAPIIASGDPIGAVLIFSKEGTIGEVEQKSVETAASFLARQMEQ; encoded by the coding sequence ATGAAAGCAACTGGTATCGTTCGCCGAATTGATGATTTAGGAAGAGTCGTCATCCCGAAAGAAATTCGAAGGACCCTCCGTATTCGTGAAGGGGATCCATTGGAAATCTTTGTAGACAGAGACGGAGAAGTCATCTTAAAGAAATATTCTCCTATTAGTGAATTAGGAGATTTTGCAAGAGAATATGCAGAAGCACTTTATGATAGCCTTGGAAACCCAGTTATGATTTGTGACAGGGATACTTACATTGCAGTGGCAGGTGGCTCCAAAAAAGAATACTTAAATAAAAGCGTTAGTGAACTAGTGGAAAAAATCATGGAAGAAAGAAATCCTGTTTTGGAATCTCCGAATGGACAAATTTCCTTCGTTGATTCAAATGACGAAGAGGTCCAATCATATACTGCAGCTCCGATCATTGCGAGTGGCGACCCGATTGGTGCCGTCTTGATTTTCTCTAAAGAAGGTACCATTGGAGAAGTGGAACAGAAATCGGTTGAAACCGCAGCAAGTTTTCTAGCTAGACAAATGGAACAGTAA
- a CDS encoding putative polysaccharide biosynthesis protein, whose protein sequence is MAEKPYKTSNELFRGALILSIAAIIVKVLSAAYRIPYQNIAGDIGFYIYQQVYPFYGVAFTLSTLGFPVVISKLIAERESSKNDFAVKDILVTSFVVLSSIGIMMFAALFFGADWIAGWMKDPNLASLLRITAYSYLLMPISSVLRGYFQGINDMIPTASSQVAEQCIRVLTILVLSTIFVYQGYSHYVVGKGAVFGSITGGITGLVLLIVFVILKEEWKLILRMNIKPVNFIKISKVLVFQGLAFCITGLILILFQFVDSLHLYSLLRDTGMGEKEAKEWKGVYDRGQPLLQLGTVVANSFALALVPVISGFVKKKSEQELLNKIKLALRVSTTIGLAAAIGLLVTIKPVNQMLFTDAKGTITLAIFSLSILFTSIIMAEAAVLQSLGYSFVPVIITIIGVGSKWALNLVLVPHYKTAGAASATVLAFMIMTALFYTVLRVHIKKTLIERKYLLIILKSTVYMGTAVLLFNALFQLMFPGESRMLAAIQALIGVGIGAAVFVMTALRAGLFGEEELSLIPAGSKLKRFIITNRSIRDE, encoded by the coding sequence ATGGCTGAAAAGCCTTATAAAACTTCAAATGAACTTTTTCGAGGTGCGCTGATCCTGAGCATAGCAGCGATTATCGTTAAAGTTTTGAGCGCGGCATATCGCATACCTTATCAGAACATAGCAGGCGACATCGGGTTTTATATCTATCAGCAGGTATATCCCTTCTACGGTGTGGCTTTTACATTATCAACACTTGGCTTCCCTGTTGTCATATCCAAATTGATCGCAGAGCGGGAGTCTTCAAAAAATGATTTTGCGGTCAAGGACATTTTAGTTACCTCATTCGTCGTCTTAAGCTCGATAGGAATCATGATGTTTGCTGCACTGTTTTTTGGCGCAGATTGGATTGCCGGATGGATGAAGGATCCGAATTTAGCCAGTCTGCTAAGAATCACTGCCTATTCCTATTTATTAATGCCGATTTCATCCGTATTAAGAGGGTATTTTCAAGGAATAAACGACATGATACCTACAGCGAGTTCTCAGGTCGCTGAACAATGTATCCGTGTATTGACGATACTGGTGCTTTCCACAATATTCGTGTATCAGGGCTACTCTCATTATGTGGTCGGTAAGGGGGCGGTTTTCGGTTCGATTACTGGCGGCATAACTGGCCTGGTACTGCTTATTGTTTTCGTAATTTTAAAAGAAGAATGGAAGCTTATTTTACGAATGAATATCAAACCGGTAAATTTCATCAAGATTTCCAAAGTCCTGGTTTTTCAAGGGTTGGCGTTTTGCATAACTGGCTTGATCCTTATCTTGTTTCAGTTTGTTGATTCACTGCACCTGTATTCGCTACTAAGGGATACGGGGATGGGGGAAAAGGAAGCTAAAGAATGGAAAGGGGTATATGATCGTGGACAGCCATTGCTTCAGCTAGGGACAGTCGTGGCTAATTCTTTTGCATTGGCGCTTGTACCTGTAATATCTGGATTTGTTAAGAAGAAAAGTGAACAAGAATTACTCAATAAGATTAAATTGGCGCTGCGTGTAAGTACGACAATTGGACTTGCTGCTGCGATTGGACTGTTAGTAACGATTAAGCCGGTCAATCAAATGCTGTTCACGGATGCCAAAGGAACAATTACTTTAGCAATTTTCTCCTTATCGATTTTATTCACATCCATCATAATGGCAGAAGCGGCAGTGCTTCAAAGTTTAGGTTACTCGTTTGTGCCGGTGATCATTACGATTATAGGGGTGGGTAGCAAGTGGGCTTTGAACCTTGTTCTTGTGCCCCATTACAAAACCGCGGGAGCAGCCTCTGCAACCGTACTTGCATTTATGATCATGACTGCATTATTTTATACGGTATTGAGAGTACATATTAAAAAGACATTAATTGAAAGGAAGTACCTGTTAATAATTTTGAAGAGTACGGTTTACATGGGTACGGCGGTTCTTTTATTCAATGCCTTATTCCAATTGATGTTTCCAGGTGAGAGCCGAATGTTAGCTGCGATCCAAGCGCTGATCGGTGTAGGGATCGGTGCAGCCGTTTTTGTGATGACCGCCCTTCGTGCAGGTTTATTTGGTGAAGAAGAACTTTCACTTATACCTGCTGGATCAAAGCTTAAACGATTTATAATAACGAATAGGAGTATACGAGATGAATGA
- the mazG gene encoding nucleoside triphosphate pyrophosphohydrolase, with amino-acid sequence MNEITIIGLGAGDLDQLPLGIYKKLTQTEQCFVRTIDHPVIGDLKREGIIFTAFDEIYEKHDQFEAVYEEIAETLLQEASSRSVLYAVPGHPMVAEKTVQLLLEKGPSLGIAIKLEGGQSFLDPLFQAVQIDPIEGFQLLDGTDLSPDDLHITQHMIIGQVYDAFSASNVKLTLMEKLPDDYEVYIVTAAGSSQEKVTKCALFELDRQMELSNLTSVYVPPVREEALRYREFSKLRQVIAELRGPGGCPWDKKQTHESLKKYLIEEAYELIDSIDEEDDEGMVGELGDVLLQVMLHSQIGEDEGMFTVDDVIEGITAKMIRRHPHVFGDVEVNGEEDVLVNWQKIKEDEKGSETKASISILDGIEKSLPNLIRAEEYQKRAAKVGFDWDEVSEAWKKVIEEVQELEEEIFSPNRDVERIKSELGDLFFALVNISRYYDIQAEEAVYKANQKFHQRFTYIEESIQRADKKFEDYTLEELDSYWNEAKAKGL; translated from the coding sequence ATGAATGAGATTACGATAATAGGCCTTGGTGCAGGAGATTTAGATCAGCTTCCGCTAGGGATTTATAAAAAATTGACACAAACTGAACAATGCTTCGTCAGAACGATAGATCATCCTGTAATCGGGGATTTGAAAAGGGAAGGCATCATTTTCACGGCATTTGACGAGATATATGAAAAGCACGACCAATTTGAAGCGGTATATGAAGAGATTGCTGAAACACTATTACAGGAGGCTTCAAGCCGTTCCGTTCTTTACGCGGTTCCAGGGCATCCAATGGTTGCGGAAAAAACGGTTCAGCTTTTGCTCGAAAAGGGTCCGTCTCTTGGAATAGCCATTAAGCTAGAAGGCGGTCAAAGTTTTCTTGATCCCTTGTTTCAGGCTGTTCAGATCGATCCGATTGAAGGCTTCCAGCTTTTGGATGGTACAGATCTTTCTCCGGATGATTTGCACATTACCCAGCACATGATAATCGGGCAGGTGTATGATGCTTTCAGCGCGTCCAATGTGAAGTTGACTTTAATGGAAAAGCTTCCGGATGACTACGAGGTATATATCGTCACAGCGGCAGGCAGCAGTCAGGAAAAAGTGACAAAGTGCGCACTGTTCGAACTCGACCGTCAGATGGAGTTAAGTAACTTGACGAGTGTTTATGTCCCGCCTGTTAGAGAAGAAGCGTTACGGTATCGGGAGTTTTCTAAACTGCGGCAGGTCATTGCAGAACTTAGAGGTCCTGGCGGATGCCCTTGGGATAAGAAACAGACTCATGAAAGCTTGAAGAAATATCTAATAGAAGAGGCATACGAGCTTATTGATTCCATAGATGAAGAGGACGATGAGGGCATGGTTGGTGAACTTGGGGATGTACTCCTTCAGGTGATGCTTCATTCTCAAATCGGCGAAGATGAGGGAATGTTCACGGTGGATGATGTGATTGAAGGCATTACTGCAAAAATGATTCGGCGCCACCCTCATGTATTCGGGGATGTTGAGGTGAATGGCGAGGAAGATGTATTAGTGAACTGGCAGAAAATCAAAGAAGATGAGAAAGGGAGCGAAACAAAGGCTTCAATTTCCATTCTGGATGGTATTGAGAAATCGCTGCCAAACTTAATTCGGGCAGAAGAGTACCAAAAAAGGGCTGCGAAGGTTGGATTTGATTGGGATGAGGTTTCCGAAGCGTGGAAAAAGGTTATAGAAGAAGTGCAGGAATTAGAAGAGGAAATATTTAGCCCGAATCGGGATGTCGAAAGAATTAAATCAGAGCTGGGCGACCTCTTTTTTGCGCTTGTCAACATTTCACGTTATTATGACATACAAGCAGAAGAAGCCGTCTACAAAGCAAACCAGAAATTTCACCAGCGTTTTACATATATAGAAGAGAGCATTCAAAGGGCAGACAAAAAGTTTGAGGATTATACATTAGAAGAACTGGATTCATATTGGAATGAGGCAAAAGCTAAAGGACTTTAA
- a CDS encoding RNA-binding S4 domain-containing protein translates to MRLDKFLKVSRLIKRRTLAKEVADKGRITINGQQAKASSSVKDGDELTVRFGQKLVTVRVDKIQETTKKEAAADMYSIIKEEKLAEE, encoded by the coding sequence ATGAGATTGGATAAATTCCTAAAAGTTTCAAGGTTGATCAAACGCCGCACACTTGCGAAGGAAGTTGCGGATAAAGGAAGAATCACGATTAACGGACAACAGGCAAAAGCAAGTTCGAGTGTTAAAGATGGTGATGAATTAACTGTACGATTCGGTCAAAAGCTGGTTACTGTGCGAGTCGATAAAATTCAAGAAACGACGAAAAAGGAAGCGGCTGCAGATATGTATTCCATCATAAAGGAAGAGAAGCTAGCAGAGGAGTAA
- the yabP gene encoding sporulation protein YabP, producing MSQYIDPNAGYTKGTIQEHDVTMKGRRLLDITGVKQVESFDNEEFLLETSMGFLSIRGQNLQMKNLDVDKGIVSIKGKIFDLVYLDEQSGEKAKGFFGKLFK from the coding sequence ATGAGCCAATATATTGATCCGAATGCTGGTTACACAAAGGGAACGATCCAAGAGCATGATGTAACGATGAAAGGCCGCCGTTTACTTGATATTACCGGTGTCAAACAAGTGGAAAGCTTTGATAATGAAGAGTTTTTGCTAGAAACATCAATGGGATTCTTATCTATCCGGGGCCAAAACTTGCAAATGAAGAATTTAGACGTTGATAAAGGCATCGTTTCCATTAAGGGAAAGATTTTCGACCTCGTTTATTTAGATGAGCAATCAGGGGAGAAGGCTAAAGGCTTCTTTGGCAAATTGTTCAAATGA
- the yabQ gene encoding spore cortex biosynthesis protein YabQ: protein MTLTTQFYTLLAMIGMGSAFGAALDTYSRFLKRPERKRWIVFIHDFLFWIIQGLLIFYVLFLVNEGEFRLYLFLALLCGFSAYQALFKGFYQRFLELLIILVIKLARFITDAVQMLIFLPIKWLIVSVIAIIIGIGKFVLALLKWAGKILLFILNIFWRPLKWILTYIWNLLPVFVTKNVGKFYNKGKGILLKIKNSINRTLNRWRTKKK from the coding sequence ATGACCTTAACGACCCAATTTTATACGTTGCTTGCGATGATAGGCATGGGCAGTGCCTTTGGGGCTGCCCTGGATACGTATAGCCGGTTCCTGAAGCGTCCAGAAAGGAAAAGGTGGATTGTATTCATCCATGATTTCCTTTTCTGGATCATTCAGGGTCTCCTTATTTTTTATGTTTTGTTTTTAGTGAATGAGGGAGAATTTCGCCTCTATTTATTTTTGGCCTTATTATGCGGTTTTTCAGCTTATCAAGCACTTTTCAAAGGGTTCTATCAACGTTTTTTAGAGCTTTTGATAATACTGGTGATAAAGTTGGCGAGATTTATAACTGATGCGGTTCAAATGCTGATATTTCTTCCGATAAAATGGTTAATAGTATCTGTAATAGCCATTATTATCGGGATAGGTAAGTTCGTTTTAGCATTACTAAAATGGGCGGGGAAAATACTTCTCTTTATTTTAAATATTTTCTGGAGGCCATTAAAATGGATTCTGACCTATATATGGAATTTATTGCCGGTTTTTGTTACGAAAAACGTCGGGAAGTTTTATAATAAAGGAAAAGGGATTTTATTGAAAATAAAGAATTCTATAAATAGAACGCTAAATAGATGGAGAACTAAAAAGAAATGA
- a CDS encoding FtsB family cell division protein, producing MSSLGKRKVAKIENPYVAQQEKKVQTVEKKKRGLMRRLTLYSVFAAVFLILAVPTLLTQNVALDEKIQQKKELKGKLAKLEKDETLLKEEIVKLNDDDYIAKIARRDYFLSEKGEIIFTLPKGKEDSD from the coding sequence ATGAGTAGCCTTGGTAAAAGGAAAGTGGCAAAAATAGAAAATCCCTACGTCGCTCAACAAGAGAAAAAAGTACAAACAGTAGAAAAAAAGAAGCGTGGTCTAATGCGTAGATTGACACTTTACTCCGTTTTCGCCGCTGTCTTTTTGATTTTGGCTGTTCCCACCCTTCTAACGCAAAATGTTGCACTTGATGAGAAAATTCAACAGAAGAAAGAATTGAAGGGTAAGTTAGCTAAATTGGAAAAGGACGAGACCCTTCTTAAAGAAGAAATCGTAAAGCTTAATGACGATGACTATATAGCGAAAATAGCCAGACGGGATTATTTCTTATCTGAAAAAGGTGAAATCATTTTTACCCTTCCAAAAGGGAAGGAAGATAGTGACTAA
- a CDS encoding S1 domain-containing RNA-binding protein — MSIEVGSKLQGKVTGITNFGAFVELPQGSTGLVHISEVADNYVKDINDHLKVGDTVEVKVINVKDGKIGLSIKKAIDRPEAEQKPAYTPRPRQGRGNDSRSKDFRSKGNSFQPKENFEQKMAKFLKDSEDRLTTLKRSTETKRGGRGGRRG; from the coding sequence ATGTCAATCGAAGTAGGCAGCAAGTTACAAGGTAAAGTAACAGGCATAACTAATTTTGGTGCATTTGTAGAGCTCCCTCAAGGTTCAACCGGTCTTGTCCATATCAGTGAAGTGGCTGATAACTATGTCAAAGATATTAATGATCATTTAAAAGTGGGCGATACAGTCGAGGTGAAAGTCATCAATGTGAAAGATGGCAAGATTGGCTTGTCCATAAAAAAAGCGATAGACCGTCCTGAAGCTGAGCAAAAACCTGCATACACACCACGTCCGCGCCAAGGAAGAGGGAATGACAGCCGTTCCAAAGACTTCCGCTCAAAAGGTAACAGTTTCCAACCCAAGGAAAACTTTGAGCAAAAAATGGCTAAATTCTTAAAAGATAGTGAAGACCGCTTAACGACCCTTAAACGTAGCACCGAAACGAAACGGGGAGGTCGAGGAGGAAGACGCGGATAA
- the spoIIE gene encoding stage II sporulation protein E encodes MEKVERPMMEPLGDVQLKEAKAGAINWIQQLQTKTEDIFIKKGISLAIIGFLLGRALILSQLAPFGLPFFAAVFLMRRDRAPLALFGLIAGGLTVHYSNSLVIFASAFLLLLFHKIKKPAVEGQFKTMSMYVFASLFLVNLAEQYLVFRTIQLYDLMMIGVEAGLAMILTLIFIQSIPLLTIRTKSQSLKTEEIVSLIILLASVMTGTIGWMIYDLSLDHIFSRYLVLLFGLAGGAAIGSTVGVVTGLIFSLASIASLYQMSLLAFSGLLGGLLKEGRKIGVAVGLLIATLLIGLYGEGTNNIMVTLYESLVAVALFILTPSSIINKIAKHIPGTVENSDEQQQYARKVRDVTAQRVEQFSHVFEALSNSFSQVDERGRLEEDEKEFDYFLSNVTEKTCQLCFKKEQCWSKNFNTTYDGMQEIMIQLSENDGQLPQKTSKEWGKYCSRGPQVIGAISQELTYFEANQKLKRQVKESRKLVADQLRGVSAVMDDFAKEIQRERKNHHVHEESIMEAIQDFGLHIGHVEIYSLEQGNVDIEMSVPYCQGRGECEKLIAPMLSDILGETIVVHSEECATYPNGQCEVIFRSAKKFTVETGVAHAAKGGGLVSGDSYTTMEIGCGKFAIAISDGMGNGERAHFESTETLKLLQKFLQSGIEEKIAIKSVNSVLSLRTTDEIFSTLDLAMIDLQDAKAKFLKICSIPSFIKRGDRIIKIESSNLPMGIIQDFDVDVVSEELKAGDILIMMSDGVFDGPSHVENIEFWLKRKIKEMETEDPQEISDLILEEVIRTKGIIDDDMTVVTSKIKHNTPKWASIPVSPKRKKAQ; translated from the coding sequence ATGGAAAAAGTGGAAAGACCTATGATGGAACCTCTTGGTGATGTTCAGTTAAAGGAAGCAAAGGCAGGGGCCATCAACTGGATCCAACAACTGCAAACGAAGACGGAAGATATATTCATAAAGAAAGGTATCTCTTTAGCCATTATCGGTTTTTTATTAGGACGGGCATTAATTCTTTCTCAGTTGGCACCATTTGGACTTCCGTTTTTTGCAGCAGTTTTTCTTATGAGGCGTGACAGGGCTCCACTAGCTTTATTCGGATTGATTGCAGGCGGGCTCACCGTTCACTATTCCAATAGTTTGGTCATCTTTGCATCGGCGTTCCTGCTTCTGTTATTTCATAAGATCAAGAAGCCCGCCGTTGAAGGGCAATTCAAAACGATGTCGATGTACGTCTTTGCTTCACTATTCCTGGTCAACCTGGCCGAGCAATATCTGGTATTTCGAACGATTCAGCTGTACGACTTAATGATGATAGGAGTGGAAGCGGGACTCGCCATGATTTTAACCTTAATCTTCATACAGTCCATCCCGCTGCTAACCATACGGACAAAGTCCCAATCATTAAAGACGGAGGAAATCGTAAGCCTCATCATCTTACTGGCTTCGGTAATGACTGGAACCATAGGCTGGATGATATACGATTTATCACTCGACCATATATTCTCACGATATCTGGTCCTCCTCTTTGGGCTGGCGGGAGGGGCCGCCATAGGCTCCACTGTAGGTGTAGTTACTGGATTGATATTCAGTTTGGCAAGTATTGCCAGTCTTTATCAAATGAGCCTTCTCGCTTTTTCCGGACTTCTGGGCGGGTTGTTGAAGGAGGGAAGGAAGATAGGGGTCGCCGTAGGCCTCTTAATTGCTACGTTACTGATAGGTTTATATGGTGAGGGCACCAATAATATTATGGTGACCCTTTATGAATCACTTGTAGCTGTGGCTTTATTTATATTAACACCGTCATCCATAATCAACAAAATAGCGAAACACATACCGGGAACAGTCGAGAATTCTGATGAACAGCAGCAGTATGCCCGGAAAGTGAGGGATGTTACGGCTCAAAGGGTGGAGCAATTCTCACATGTATTTGAGGCGCTTTCAAATAGCTTTTCCCAAGTGGATGAAAGGGGGAGATTGGAGGAAGATGAGAAAGAATTCGATTACTTCTTGAGTAATGTAACGGAAAAGACGTGCCAGCTCTGTTTTAAAAAGGAACAATGCTGGTCCAAGAACTTCAATACAACCTATGACGGTATGCAGGAAATTATGATTCAATTAAGTGAAAATGATGGACAGCTCCCTCAAAAGACTTCGAAAGAATGGGGGAAATATTGCAGCCGCGGACCACAGGTCATTGGGGCGATATCACAGGAACTTACTTATTTTGAAGCAAACCAAAAGTTAAAAAGGCAGGTGAAAGAAAGCCGGAAACTAGTGGCGGATCAGCTGAGGGGCGTTTCTGCAGTAATGGATGATTTTGCGAAAGAAATTCAAAGGGAAAGGAAAAATCATCATGTACATGAAGAATCCATCATGGAGGCCATCCAGGATTTTGGCCTCCATATAGGCCATGTTGAAATATACAGTCTAGAACAAGGAAATGTTGATATAGAAATGAGTGTCCCATACTGCCAGGGCAGAGGGGAATGTGAAAAGTTGATAGCCCCTATGCTTTCGGACATTCTAGGGGAAACGATAGTCGTTCATTCAGAAGAGTGTGCAACATATCCAAACGGGCAATGTGAGGTGATATTTAGGTCAGCAAAAAAATTCACGGTCGAAACGGGTGTAGCTCATGCTGCAAAGGGGGGAGGGCTTGTTTCAGGAGATAGTTATACGACCATGGAAATTGGTTGCGGTAAATTCGCAATAGCCATTAGTGATGGTATGGGAAATGGGGAAAGGGCCCATTTTGAAAGTACAGAGACATTAAAGCTGCTTCAAAAATTTTTACAATCGGGAATAGAAGAAAAAATAGCCATTAAATCCGTAAACTCCGTATTATCTCTACGCACTACCGATGAAATATTTTCAACTCTTGATTTGGCAATGATTGATCTTCAGGACGCAAAGGCTAAGTTTTTAAAAATCTGTTCGATACCGAGTTTCATTAAAAGGGGTGATAGGATAATAAAAATTGAGTCGAGTAACCTGCCTATGGGAATCATCCAGGATTTCGATGTTGATGTTGTTTCAGAAGAGCTGAAGGCAGGGGATATATTAATCATGATGAGCGATGGAGTGTTCGATGGTCCCTCCCATGTCGAAAATATCGAGTTCTGGCTTAAACGAAAGATCAAGGAAATGGAGACAGAAGATCCGCAGGAAATTTCGGATTTAATATTGGAAGAGGTCATCCGAACAAAAGGGATAATAGATGATGATATGACAGTGGTAACGTCCAAAATTAAACATAATACACCGAAATGGGCATCCATTCCCGTTTCTCCAAAACGTAAAAAGGCCCAGTAG
- a CDS encoding VWA domain-containing protein has translation MKAGTLRQILLITDGCSNHGEEPSAMAELAREQGITINVIGVMENDVIDEKGLKEIEKIAGSGGGVSQIVYAQQLSQTVQMVTQKAMTQTIQGVINRELQQILGDSRTMEDLPPEKRGEVMEVVDELGETSKLEVLILVDTSASMKHKLPSVKDSLLDLSLSMNARMGDSRFSVFVFPGKRNDVEKLLDWTPNLEALTATFPKLSTGGLTPTGPAIREALTYFNKKRSLRGLLSHDDEQYFEESM, from the coding sequence ATGAAAGCAGGAACATTAAGGCAGATTTTGCTTATAACCGACGGATGTTCAAATCATGGTGAGGAGCCCTCTGCCATGGCTGAATTAGCAAGGGAGCAAGGCATAACCATCAATGTAATAGGTGTAATGGAGAATGATGTGATAGATGAAAAGGGACTTAAGGAAATCGAGAAAATTGCTGGTTCAGGAGGTGGCGTAAGTCAAATAGTCTATGCCCAGCAGTTGTCCCAAACCGTCCAAATGGTGACCCAAAAGGCGATGACCCAAACTATACAGGGAGTTATCAATCGTGAACTTCAACAAATACTGGGAGATTCAAGAACGATGGAGGATCTTCCGCCGGAAAAACGTGGAGAGGTAATGGAGGTGGTCGATGAGCTTGGGGAAACAAGCAAGCTCGAAGTACTGATACTTGTTGATACTAGTGCAAGCATGAAACATAAATTGCCTAGTGTAAAAGATTCCTTATTAGATCTTTCCCTTAGTATGAATGCAAGAATGGGTGACAGCCGTTTTTCAGTATTCGTATTTCCTGGGAAAAGAAATGATGTGGAAAAGTTGTTGGATTGGACGCCGAACCTTGAAGCCTTGACGGCAACTTTTCCTAAGCTTAGTACAGGGGGACTTACTCCGACAGGTCCAGCCATTCGTGAAGCTCTAACATATTTCAATAAAAAACGTTCATTGAGGGGATTGTTATCACATGATGATGAACAATACTTTGAGGAATCAATGTAA
- a CDS encoding protein kinase domain-containing protein has protein sequence MMMNNTLRNQCNLLPGGLVTGKWNKNEYKIIKELGCGANGIVYLVESENRHYALKLSDNGTSIISEMNILKSFSKVQGSTLGPSFLEADDFIKAGKQLPFYVMEYIHGHDFLRFIEKKGPSWIGVLMLQLLTSLSALHTNGWVFGDLKPENLIVTSPAYKVRCVDVGGTTLIGRSVKEFTEFFDRGYWGLGSRKADPQYDLFAVAMIIINSSYPKRFHKNGEGYKQLNDLIKQRKELHPYRKMLDKALRGQYDSALQMQEDLVTVLSKQNHLNKKGPGQTATRQPSTKQPATRQARRSQNHSKNKRGGFFETFLLVAIISMLYVLYIYEQLL, from the coding sequence ATGATGATGAACAATACTTTGAGGAATCAATGTAACCTCCTCCCTGGCGGTTTGGTCACTGGAAAATGGAATAAAAACGAGTACAAAATAATTAAGGAATTGGGGTGTGGAGCGAACGGGATCGTCTACTTGGTTGAAAGTGAAAATCGTCATTATGCTTTAAAGCTCAGTGATAATGGGACGTCCATTATTTCGGAGATGAATATCCTAAAATCCTTCTCAAAGGTCCAGGGGTCTACCCTTGGACCTTCCTTTTTGGAAGCGGACGATTTCATCAAAGCAGGAAAGCAGCTCCCGTTTTATGTCATGGAATATATCCATGGACACGATTTTTTGCGTTTCATTGAAAAGAAAGGGCCATCGTGGATCGGGGTCTTAATGCTTCAGCTTTTAACCAGTTTATCTGCCCTGCATACAAATGGCTGGGTGTTTGGGGATTTAAAACCTGAGAATTTGATAGTGACTTCACCAGCCTACAAAGTGCGGTGTGTCGATGTAGGCGGAACCACCTTGATTGGCCGATCTGTTAAAGAATTCACCGAGTTCTTCGACAGAGGTTACTGGGGACTTGGATCAAGAAAGGCTGATCCGCAATATGACTTGTTCGCTGTGGCGATGATTATCATCAATTCTTCCTACCCTAAACGTTTCCACAAGAACGGGGAGGGGTATAAACAGCTTAACGACTTGATTAAACAGAGAAAGGAATTGCACCCATATAGAAAGATGTTGGATAAAGCACTCCGTGGGCAGTATGATTCAGCCCTTCAAATGCAAGAGGATTTAGTCACTGTGTTAAGTAAGCAAAATCATTTGAACAAAAAGGGACCCGGCCAGACAGCGACGAGGCAGCCTTCAACAAAGCAACCTGCAACAAGGCAAGCCAGAAGGTCCCAAAACCATTCCAAAAATAAGAGGGGAGGTTTTTTTGAAACCTTTTTACTGGTAGCCATAATATCGATGCTCTATGTTCTTTACATATATGAACAGTTGTTATGA